CGATTCCCCATATAGTTTCTCTGAATCTATAGTCGAACTCGTATATACTGACATACGTACGGATATGTAGTTTATCTAAAATTAACGGATACAGCAACAGCCGTAGAACGGCCGATAGAGCGCCCATAGTCCCGGATAGAACGATCTGAATGTGTCTACATCGGTGTGGGTAGATCTATATAGCTAACATAGCATTGTATTTCTTTATACGGTCAAAGGTTGACCTGATGGCTGATACCCAGACGGAACGTTCGGTTCGATCGGTTTCTCGACGGAAGGTTCTCGCGGCGACGGGCGCAGTGGGGGCGCTCTCGCTCGCCGGTTGTACCGAAAACAACGCCGGTGGAAATAATTCGAGTGGAAACGGCGATAGCGGAAACGAACGGGTCGTCGTTACGGGCAGCAGTACGGTGTTCCCCGTCTCGGACACGATGGCCGAGGCGTTCATGGATGAAAACGACGTAAACGTCACCACCGACTCGACCGGGACCGGCGGCGGTTTCAGCAATAACTTCTGTCCCGGCAACTCCGACATCAACGGCGCATCGCGGCCGATCCAGGAGGAAGAAGTGAGCTCCTGTAACGAAAACGGCGTCGAACCGATCGAGTTCCAGATCGGCGCCGACGCGGTCACGATGGCCGTCCACAACGATTCGCCGATCGACTGCGTCACCTACGACGAACTCGCGCAGATCTGGTCCGAAGACGGCGCCGAAACGTGGTCCGACGTCAACTCCGAGTGGCCCGACGAGGAGATCGAACGCTACGGGCCGCCCTCGACGTCCGGCACCTTCGACTGGTTCAGAAACAACGTGATCGGCGACAGCGGGAGCCACGTCACCCAGTACGAAAAGACCGAAAACGACAACGAACTCGTCCAGGGGATCTCCTCGAGCGAAAACGCGATCGGCTACTTCGGCTACGCGTACTACCGGGAGAACGAGGATCAGCTCAAAGCCCTCGAGATCAAGGAAAGCGAGGACGGCGAGTGCACCCCGCCGAGCTTGGAGGCGGCCAGCGAGGGCTCGTACCCGATGGCGCGACCGCTGTACATCTACGTCAGCGAGCAGTCGCTTGAGCGGGAGTCGGTCTACAACTTCGTCGAGTTCTACATCGAGGAGTCGGGGACCGACACCGTCACCGACGTCGGCTACGTCCCGGCGAACGACGAACAGGTTCAGGAGAATCTCGACAAGCTCGAGAACGCGGTGAACTGAGGCGGCCAAACCGAACGATTCACGATGGCAGTTCAACAACCAGCCAACGATGAGTGAGCGAACGACAGACGTCGATCTGACGCGGCCGTCGTCGGGTCAAGTCGTCAAAGAACGCATCTACAAGTGGCTGCTGTTCGCCTGCGCCGCGCTGACCGTGTTCGTGACCGTCAGCATTATCGTCACGCTCACGCGGGACGCGCTCAAGTTCTTCGAGATGGTCCCCGCGACGGAGTTCTTCTTGGAGACCGAGTGGTTCGTCCGCGGCGACGGGGGGAACTTCGGCGTCTGGCCGCTCGTGAGCGCGACGATGGTCATCACCGTCGTCTCGGCGATGGTCGCCGTTCCGATCGGCGTCGCCGCAGCCGTCTACCTCAGCGAGTACGCGAGCGGGCGGATGCGGTCGGTGCTCAAGCCGGCGCTCGAGGTCTTGGCGGGCATTCCGACGGTCGTCTACGGCTATCTCGCGCTGGTTTACCTGACCCCCGCGCTGCAGGCGATCGGGATCCCGGTCAGTACGTTCAACCTGCTGAGCGCTTCCATCATGGTCGGTATCATGATCATCCCGATGGTGTCCTCCCTCTCCGAGGACGCGATGAGTTCCGTTCCGGACTCGCTCAGACAGGCCGGCTACGGGATGGGTGCGACGAAGTACGAGGTGTCGACCGGTATCGTGATTCCGGCGGCCATCTCGGGGATCTTCTCGTCGTTCATCCTCGCGCTCTCGCGGGCGATCGGCGAAACCATGATCGTCGTCATGGCCGCCGGCCTGCGGCCGCGGATGTTCGACTTCTCGAACCCGCTGAACAACCTGTTCAGTTCGGGACAGCCGATGACGGCGGGGATGGTAAACGCCGTCACGAGCGACGCGACCGGCGGCTCGGCGACCTACCTCAGCATGTTCGCGCTCGGGCTAACGCTGTTCGTGATCACGTTCTCGATGAACCTCGCGAGCGACTACGTCGCGGCACGATACCAGGAGGAATACCAATGATCGTCACCGACGAACCGACGGAGGTGTACCGATAATGGCGACCGACCAGCGCACCCACGAGTGGTACGGAACGGACGAAGCGGTCAGCCGCCTTCGCGGCCAGGCGTTCAAGTCCCTCTGTCTGGGTGCCACCCTGCTGGCCCTGATTTCCGTCTTCGTTCTCCTCCTGTACGTCGCGAACGACGCTTTCAGGCCGCTCTCGGCAGATATCGGCTGGCTGCTCATCTTCGCCGCGACGGTCCTGCTGCCGATCCTCGGCGCGACGGGCTACTACTATACCCGCGATACGAGAGCCGGCGAGACCGCGGCCATCGCGCTCGGACTCCCCGTCGTCTCGCTGCTCGTCGCCGGCGGCGTGTTCATCACGTTCGAACACATCGTCAGCGTCTACCGGTGGCTCTCGATCCTCGTCGCGCTCGCCCTTGCCGGCGCGGTCGTGTACGCACACAGCCGCGTTCGAACCGAAGCGAGCCTCGAGCGACTCGTCGTGCTGATCGCGGTTCCGGCCGCCGCGCTCGCTCTGGTCCCCGATATTATCCTCTCGCTGCCCGTCCTGCCGACCGAGGGGATCGCGCTGCTCGCCTCGTTCGTCGCGCCGGTCTCGCTCGTCGCCGGCTGGTTCGTGCGACGACAGCGCGAGAGCGACCGCGACGGGGCGATCGCCGCGGCCCTGACGCTGATCGCTGCGGGAGCCGGACTGGGGATCGCGCCGCTCGTCGGTCTCACGCCGGTCGTCTGGATGCTGCTGGTCGCCGTCGCCGCCGTCCCCGTCGGTCTCTACGTCGAAAGCGTCGTCCGCCGCGGCGCCGGCACGACCGGACTCGCGTTCCCGGTCATCGTCACCGGCGGGATCGTCGCCGGCGTCCTCCTCACGGACGCGCTCGGCTTCGCCGGTCCCGACCCGTGGCTCGACTGGAGCTTCCTCACGAGTTCCCCGTCGCGAACGCCCGAAGACGCCGGTTTCTACCCGCCGCTGGTCGGCTCGGTGATGATGCTGCTCGTCATCGTCGTCTCCGCGTTTCCGGTCGGCGTCGGCGCCGCCGTCTACCTCGAGGAGTACGCCCCCGAGAACGGCCGGTGGGGTCGCCTCGTCGACCTGATCGAGGTCAACATCGGGAACCTCGCCGGCGTTCCGTCGGTCGTCTACGGCATCCTCGGGCTCGCGCTGTTCATTCGACAGGGCGGGTTCGGGTCCGGGACCGCCTTAGTCGGCGGATTCACCGTCGGCCTCCTGATCCTCCCGATCGTCATCATCTCCTCGCAGGAGGCGATCAGCGCCGTTCCCGACTCGATGCGACAGGCGTCCTACGGGATGGGCGCGACCAGATGGCAGACGGTCCGGAACGTCGTCCTCCCGGAAGCGTTGCCCGGCATCATGACCGGCAACATCCTCGCGATGGGACGGGCGATC
The DNA window shown above is from Halopiger xanaduensis SH-6 and carries:
- the pstC gene encoding phosphate ABC transporter permease subunit PstC, with the translated sequence MSERTTDVDLTRPSSGQVVKERIYKWLLFACAALTVFVTVSIIVTLTRDALKFFEMVPATEFFLETEWFVRGDGGNFGVWPLVSATMVITVVSAMVAVPIGVAAAVYLSEYASGRMRSVLKPALEVLAGIPTVVYGYLALVYLTPALQAIGIPVSTFNLLSASIMVGIMIIPMVSSLSEDAMSSVPDSLRQAGYGMGATKYEVSTGIVIPAAISGIFSSFILALSRAIGETMIVVMAAGLRPRMFDFSNPLNNLFSSGQPMTAGMVNAVTSDATGGSATYLSMFALGLTLFVITFSMNLASDYVAARYQEEYQ
- a CDS encoding phosphate ABC transporter substrate-binding protein PstS family protein; the protein is MADTQTERSVRSVSRRKVLAATGAVGALSLAGCTENNAGGNNSSGNGDSGNERVVVTGSSTVFPVSDTMAEAFMDENDVNVTTDSTGTGGGFSNNFCPGNSDINGASRPIQEEEVSSCNENGVEPIEFQIGADAVTMAVHNDSPIDCVTYDELAQIWSEDGAETWSDVNSEWPDEEIERYGPPSTSGTFDWFRNNVIGDSGSHVTQYEKTENDNELVQGISSSENAIGYFGYAYYRENEDQLKALEIKESEDGECTPPSLEAASEGSYPMARPLYIYVSEQSLERESVYNFVEFYIEESGTDTVTDVGYVPANDEQVQENLDKLENAVN
- the pstA gene encoding phosphate ABC transporter permease PstA yields the protein MATDQRTHEWYGTDEAVSRLRGQAFKSLCLGATLLALISVFVLLLYVANDAFRPLSADIGWLLIFAATVLLPILGATGYYYTRDTRAGETAAIALGLPVVSLLVAGGVFITFEHIVSVYRWLSILVALALAGAVVYAHSRVRTEASLERLVVLIAVPAAALALVPDIILSLPVLPTEGIALLASFVAPVSLVAGWFVRRQRESDRDGAIAAALTLIAAGAGLGIAPLVGLTPVVWMLLVAVAAVPVGLYVESVVRRGAGTTGLAFPVIVTGGIVAGVLLTDALGFAGPDPWLDWSFLTSSPSRTPEDAGFYPPLVGSVMMLLVIVVSAFPVGVGAAVYLEEYAPENGRWGRLVDLIEVNIGNLAGVPSVVYGILGLALFIRQGGFGSGTALVGGFTVGLLILPIVIISSQEAISAVPDSMRQASYGMGATRWQTVRNVVLPEALPGIMTGNILAMGRAIGETAPLLIIGAPAVVRIAPDSFTSKFSAMPRQIYTWSSEIDPAFQHGVLAAGVMTLLVVLLLMNGAAIIIRNKYQRRD